gacggaactctgagggccagagggagaggatcaattgagatagaatggcaactttcgacgctcaccgcagttgctgtgaatAACgcaggaatctgaaattcgcacagtcacttcctcttgacattttaaaattttcaagtgacattttggatttcacatgctttcctattgggcctttgcttccaacaggacctggcatgatgcccagacacgacccaattggccaatacagcaccacccacctgtgggaaatcgTGCTACACACcaatttggtcaaatgttgagttctgggcccaaatgtggtgaggctgagttgctaaaggaggccaatctgacccatgaattttggtcacgtttggtgacattaagtattggcacccctatttgaggcaattcccagtacaggatttagACCAAACtcacagagtacaatcacccggtgatcctgagcacaaccatgttagcggctaatggttagcatgttgctaattggaagtagctctaggaaccTCGGACAaatttctgctttacagagtctgtacctcctttatacagaatgctccacaataagattgggcctcgtcacgtaaagcatctccaagttaggaggtgtcaaacatcaaATGCTTTTCAATaagggcgaaaccccttatactccctagaaatgcaggcccacatatggctacagtatattaaagtttgaaattctacttctgctttgttaaacgattcagtgtttagaatgagttaggaaatgtttggtgcctttccctcggtttttttcttcttctaatcattcagctattgttctttcatgttcaaattcttcaactctttcaaattcttcaactttttcaacttcttcaactttttcaacttcttcaatgcttttcagctattttttctcttcttcaaagatcttctgcatcttttgcttaatcattcagctatctgcattcacagtgcattttcgcaggaaatgcaaatttttctagttatatATTGGACTGTCCACATACTAAACAGGGAAAAGTGTTGTCAACTCCAGGAGTCGAACCCTGTTCTCCCACATGAGATGCGGGAGCATTAACCACTCGACTACTGCAGTCACGTGATGCAATGGGCCTTAACCTAAGTTTGAGTGCTGCTGGTCaaatgggagtgtgtgtgtgggggagtggtggcctgcCACCAGGGGTCGTTGGCtggtgatcctaaatggcaatgggtcttcatgctattGTCTAAGTCTATGACTGCTGCTGGTCCATTGGccgtgtgtgggggaggggtggcCTGTCACTAGGGGGTCGTTGGCtggtgatcctaaatggcaatgggtcttcatgctattttctatgAGTGCTGCTGTCTATTGGGAGTGTGTGTGAGGGGGAGGGGCGGCTTGTCACTAGGGGGTCATTGGAtggtgatcctaaatggcaataaccctattaataaataaaatggttccaGTAGTCTAGTAGTCAACGCTCTTACTGCAAGGAAGACCCATCTGGGACTCGAACCAGATCCACTTCCATCTCCAGCAAGGAACCTTAACCGCTTGGCTGCTGGGGAACCATGCTGATACAATGGCTCATAGTAATTTTATCTTCGACTGTCCATAtattaaaaagggaaaagtgtTGTCAGCTCCAGGAGTCGAACCCTGTTCTCCCACATGAGAGTTGGGAGCACTAACCACTCGACTACAGGGGTCACGTGATGCAATGGGACGTATCCTTGTTATGTCTCTGATGAGACAGGAATACTCAGCTGAAGCCTCGACAGCCAAGGGTGGTATCGAACCCCGGCCCCGCAGTTGGGGGGCGGTGTCTCTAATCACCATGGCCATCAAGAGTATGTACAgaagctggaaaacaattatcaATGTCCTGgtcctctggaggtccaagggggtGCTCAGCCCACCTCCATGCGGGCAAGGGGGCACCATCCCCGGGTACAggtgctccatgtggcccctggttctctggaggtccaagggggtGCTCGGCCCACCTCAATGCGGGCCAGGGTGctccatccctgggtacagatcctccatggGTGCCCTTGGTTCTTCTCGCATCCATACATCTATAAGGAGCCACTAGACTAATAGCATGTCACTAGGGGTCATTGGTTGgtgttcctaaatggcaatgggtcttcatgctattttctaagtctatgactgctgctggtccattgggagagtgtgtgtgggggaggggtggcTTGTCACTAGGGGGTCGTTGGCtggtgatcctaaatggcaatgggtcttcatgatattttctaagtctaagtgctgctggtccattgggagtgtgtgggggaggggcggcctgccaTGAGGGATGGTTGGTTAGATGATCCTAATTGGCAATGGCCTTaatttttctaagtgtttaaGTTGAGACCAGAACAATAATATGCACATGTGCCAATCTTTGTCCAGCCTGTCACTAGGAGTCATTGTAAggtgatcctaaatggcaatgggtcttcatgatattttctaagtctaagtgctgctggtccattgggagtgtgtgggggaggggcggcctgccaTGAGGGATGGTTGGTTAGATGATCCTAATTGGCAATGGCCTTaatttttctaagtgtttaaGTTGAGACCAGAACAATAATATGCACATGTGCCAATCTTTGTCCAGCCTGTCACTAGGAGTCATTGTAAggtgatcctaaatggcaatgggtcttcatgctattttctaagtctatgcTCCATGTGGTTCCCAGGAGGTCCAAGGGGGTGCTCAACCCACCTCCATGCGGGCCAGGGtacaccatccctgggtacaggtgctccatgtggcccctggttctgctggcacttggacctccagagaaccaggggctgatccatgtaactcatttcccagccagggtgcaccatccctgggtacaggtgctccatgtggcccctggttctgctggcacttggacctccagagaaccaggggctgatccatggaagtcgttgccccagccagggtgcaccatccctgggtacagatcttCCATGGgtacccctggttctgctggcccttggacctccagggaaccagggggtgatgcatggaagtcgttgcccagccagggtgcaccatccctgggtacaggtgctccatgtggcccctggttctgctggcccttggacctccagagaaccaggggctgatccatgtaagtcatttcccagccagggtgcaccatccttgggtacagatcctccatgtggcccctggttctgctggcccttggacctccagagaaccaggggctgatccatgTAAGTCGtttcccagccagggtgcaccatccctgggtacagatcctccatgtggcccctggttctgctggcacttggacctccagagaaccaggggctgatccatggaagtcgttgcccagccagggtgcaccatccctgggtacagatcttCCATGGgtacccctggttctgctgggccttggacctccagggaaccagggggtgatgcatggaagtcgttgcccagccagggtgcaccatccctgggtacagatcctccatgtggcccctggttctgctggcacttggacctccagagaaccaggggctgatccatggaagtcgttgcccagccagggtgcaccatccctgggtacagatcctccatgtggcccctggttctgctggcacttggacctccagagaaccaggggctgatccatggaagtcgttgcccagccagggtgcaccaccCCTGGGTACAGATCTTCCATGGgtacccctggttctgctggcccttggacctccagggaaccagggggTGATGCATGGAAGTCatttcccagccagggtgcaccatccctgggtacagatcctccatgtggcccctggttctgctggctcttggacctccagagaaccaggggctgatccatgTAAGCCGtttcccagccagggtgcaccatccctgggtacagatcctccatgtggcccctggttctgctggcacttggacctccagagaaccaggggctgatccatggaagtcatttcccagccagggtgcaccatccctgggtacagatcctccatgtggcccctggttctgctggcacttggacctccagagaaccaggggctgatccatggaagtcgttgcccagccagggtgcaccatccctgggtacagatcttCCATAGgtacccctggttctgctggcccttggacctccagggaaccagggggTGATGCATGGAAGTCatttcccagccagggtgcaccatccctgggtacagatcctccatgtggcccctggttctgctggctcttggacctccagagaaccaggggctgatccatggaagtcgttgcccagccagggtgcaccatccctgggtacagatcttCCATGGgtacccctggttctgctggcccttggacctccagggaaccagggggTGATGCATGGAAGTCatttcccagccagggtgcaccatccctgggtacagatcctccatgtggcccctggttctgctggctcttggacctccagagaaccaggggctgatccatggaagtcgttgcccagccagggtgcaccatccctgggtacagatcctccatgtggcccctggttctgctggcacttggacctccagagaaccagggggtGATGCATGGAAGTCatttcccagccagggtgcaccatccctgggtacagatcctccatgtggcccctggttctgctggctcttggacctccagagaaccaggggctgatccatggaagtcgttgcccagccagggtgcaccatccctgggtacagatcttCCATGGgtacccctggttctgctggcccttggacctccagggaaccagggggTGATGCATGGAAGTCatttcccagccagggtgcaccatccctgggtacaggtgctccatgtggcccctggttctgctggcccttggacctcctgggaaccaggggctgatccatgTAAGTCATTtgccagccagggtgcaccatccctgggtacagatcctccatgtggcccctggttctgctggcacttggacctccagggaaccaggggctgatgcatggaagtcgttgcccagccagggtgcaccatccctgggtacagatcctccatgtggcccctggtccTCCGGAGGTCCAGGGGGATGTCTGCACACATCCATGTgggccagggtgcaccatccctgggtacacaTGCTACAGGCATATTCTTCAGTTTTAGCTTCTGCTGTTCCCACCATTAGTCTACTGGAACCACATGATTGACTATAAAAGGCTGACCCCTTAGTTTCACCTTGAAGTTTGGGGAGAAGTTCATGGGGGTTGACCGGGGGTTAGGGTAAGGGCCTCTGGAGGTCAGACTGCAGCCCCACTCttgacctccagagaaccagtagggcggttctctggaggtccaaggggcTGGTCAGTCCACCTCCATGCGGGCCTAGGGCTCTCCAGTCCTGGGTAGTGACGGTGGATGTCGACCCCTGGTTGTCTGGAGGTCCAGTATGTCTTGAATACAGTACAATGATGACCATGCCACCTAGGATCACCCATGCCACCATGGACCCCTACCTCCATAACCTGAACCTCTATCCCTACCCAGCCACCAGCAACCAGGCCCGGGCAAAGTCATGCCACCTTGGATAATCCATGCCACCATGGACCCCTACCTCCGTAACCTGAACCTCTATCCCTACCCAGCCACCAGCAACCAGGCCCGGGCAAAGTCATGCCACCTTGGATAATCCATGCCACCATGGACCCCTACCTCCACAACCTAAACCTCTATCCCTACCCAGCCACCAGCAACCAGGCCCTGGCAAAGCCATGCCACCTTGGATCATCCATGCCACCATGGAACCCTACCTCCATAACCTGAACCTCCATCCGAACCGGGGTACCCACTCTTAAGCACCCCCCCTGTGTTATAACCAAATAATCCGAAACGGCAAAGTGTTCGCGCCTCTGGTATGGCTGAAAGACTTCTGTGCCCCTGGTATAGCTACAAAGTATTCTAATGGCACATGTGCTATTGACAATGTGACCCAGATGGCAAGTGCCCCGCCACTGCGTATGTCTCCAAAACGGCAGGTAGTTAAGGGTTTGCTATTGGAGACTAAGTGTCCGTGCCCGGCCCAATCACCACCAACACTTGGCCTACTAATcctccagcctggagctccagacccagggccctccccggtccctctcacccggaaaacagcctccatccctgggcctaaacttaaccaacacccGGCCTGAAACTCcagacccagggcccttcccggtccctctcacccgggaagggcctccgtccctgggcctaaacttaaccaacacccagcctggagctccagacccagggcccttcccggtccctctcacccgggaagggcctccgtccctgggcctaaacttaaccaacacccagcctggagctccagacacccagggcccttcccggtacctctcacccgggaagggcctccgtccctgggcctaaacttaaccaacacccagcctggagctccagacacccagggcccttcccggtACCTCTTACCCAGGCAGAGGCCCCAAGAACCCCAGATGGCATTTTGCTATTTAGGAGGATTTGCCGATGAACCCAGATGACAATGGTCTtcacagcctggagctccagacccagggcacttcctggtccctctcacccgtgaaggtcctccatccctgggcctaatcttaaccaacacccagcctggagctccagacacccagggccctccccggtccctctcacccgggaacagcctccatccctgggcctaaacttaaccaacacccgcctggagctccagacccagggcccttcccggtccctctcacccgggaagggcctccgtccctgggcctaaacttaaccaacacccGGCCTGGAACTCcagacccagggcccttcccggtccctctcacccggaaacagcctccatccctgggcctaaacttaaccaacacccggcctggagctccagacccagggcccttcccggtccctctcacccgggaagggcctccgtccctgggcctaaacttaaccaacacccagcctggagctccagacacccagggcccttcccggtACCTCTTACCCAGGCAGAGGCCCCAAGAACCCCAGATGGCATTTTGCTATTTAGGAGGATTTGCCGATGAACCCAGATGACAATGGTCTtcacagcctggagctccagacccagggcccttcccggtccctctcacccgggaaggtcctccatccctgggcctaatcttaaccaacacccagcctggagctccagacacccagggccctccccggtccctctcacccgggaacagcctccatccctgggcctaaacttaaccaacacccggcctggagctccagacccagggcccttcccggtccctctcacccgggaagggcctccgtccctgggcctaaacttaaccaacacccGGCCTGGAACTCcagacccagggcccttcccggtccctctcacccgggaagggcctccgtccctgggcctaaacttaaccaacacccagcctggagctccagacccagggcccttcccggtccctctcacccgggaagggcctccgtccctgggcctaaacttaaccaacacccagcctggagctccagacacccagggcccttcccggtACCTCTTACCCAGGCAGAGGCCCCAAGAACCCCAGATGGCATTTTGCTATTTAGGAGGATTTGCCGATGAACCCAGATGACAATGGTCTtcacagcctggagctccagacccagggcacttcctggtccctctcacccgggaaggtcctccatccctgggcctaatcttaaccaacacccagcctggagctccagacacccagggccctccccggtccctctcacccgggaacagcctccatccctgggcctaaacttaaccaacacccggcctggagctccagacccagggcccttcccggtccctcccacccgggaagggcctccgtccctgggcctaaacttaaccaacacccagcctggagctccagacacccagggcccttcccggtccctctcacccgggaagggcctccgtccctgggcctaaacttaacaaacacccagcctggagctccagacccagggcccttcccggtccctctcacccgggaagggcCTCTGTCCCTGGGCCTAATCTCAACCAGTACCCAGCCTACCATcctccagcctggagctccaagATGGCATTTTGCTATTTAGGAAGATTTGCCGATGGACCCAGATGGCAATGGTCTTCACAGAACTCAGTTCCTATAAACCTGCGGAAGGGGTTTTTTGGTGTAAGGCCCCAGgatccctccagacccttgtatctTCCTGGGCTACCCCTGTTACATCcctatccaccccatgctggggCCAAATCCTATTCAAAGGGATACCTGGATGGCAAGTCAAAGTACTCTGCCATTTAGGACAATTCCGGGATGATCCCAGATGGCAGCTTACGTAACTGCCATTCGGGATGATTCACAGATGATCTCAATTGACAGGTCGTTAAGGATTTGCTATTTAGGATCATTCACTGATGGTCTCAAGTGGCAGGGACTATCTCAAAAGGAAAAAACCTGTTAGCTCAGTCTGCCATCTCAGAGCATTTGTCAATGCTCTGAGATGGCAACCCCCTGCTTTTGATCGAAGGAAACCCCGTAGCATGCACCCCATGCTTGTGAGGGTGAGAAACCCCAATTAAGCACGTGCTTTTGATCGAAGGTAACCCCGTATTAGCATCATTCACTGATGGTCCCACGTGGCAGGGACTATTGGAAAAACCTGGTAGCTCAGTCCTGCCATCTCAGAGCATTGACAAATACTCCCAAGTGGCAACCCCCTGCTTTTGATCGAAGGAAACCCCGTAGCATGCACCCCATGCTTGTGAGGGTGTTAAACCCCAATTAAGCACCTGCTTTTGATTGAAGGAAAccccgtagcgtgcaccccatGCTTTTGAGGGTGGGAAACCCCAATTAAGCACCTGGGTGCTTAAGTGGCGCAACACCGGAGCATTCAGCACATGGTCTTCAACACTGAGACACGGTAAGTTGTTTTCTGCTTCTAAATGGGAGGGAGTGTGTTTTAATGGCTTAATagagttaaaatgtgtttatttgtgaagACATTTAAGGGCAATTTTGCCTGCCTGATTCTAAATAGCATTTAGTGGCTGCCATTGCAGTCCACTCAAAGTATTTAAAAACTGTCATTTCTCTTTTCAGCTTGAATATAAAATGACTCCGCCAAAATCCCCGGGAATTTGCCCAATATGCCAAATCCCGTACAACTACTTAGGCAAACATCTGGCGAGCCGGCACTCCAtcctgaataaaaaagaaaaaagaattttgATTAACTATGGGACAGGGAGGGTAAATTTCCGCCACTTGCCCTGTCCCATTGTGGCATGTGGCTATTCAAAGAGCAGGGTAGATAGGCACCTGGACACAGGCCATCCCGAGGTGGACGATGGAGAACtccagaaaattattaaaaaaattaaaaaacaggtGACCATGGATGCCTTAAGGGCCCTCAGGGCTACTGACCCCACCCCTCCTATGGTCTCAGGCCTGGACCTCGGACAGGAGGAAAATCAGCCAGGAACTGAGGTGTCCAAGCCAGATCCTCCAACCTGCCCCAGCTGCTCTAAAATGGCAGAAGAAAACAGGAGGCTTTGGAAGCAGCTTCGGACAAAGGAGAAGTGGCTAAAAAAGGCAAAAGCTAAACTCCACGCATTCGAAACGGTATGTAAAAGTATTTAATATATTCTACCATTTAAGATTATTTACAGATGTTCTTGAATGGCAGCTTCATTTCTACCATTTAAGGTCATTTGCATATGTTCTTAAATGGCAGCTTCATTTCTACCATTTAAGGTCATTTGTATATGTTCTTAAATGGCAGCTTCATTTCTACCATTTAAGGTCATTCACAGATGACCTTAAATGGCAGAATGCTAAACCTTACCCTTTAACCTATAGCAGGCCCTCCAAAAGACGAGCGGTGGGGGGCCTGTCGAGGCAGACCAGGGGTCATCCGAACAAGTGGACCCCCCAGAAGATGAGGATGAAGACTCATCCTCTGAGGAGCCAAAGAAGGCTGCAAAATCGCGATTCCCATTGAGGGGATTCAAAGATTTTCCTCAACCCATCCGTAAGTAATGTCACTGCTTGTTaaagttttttctattttataaacTATACAAGTTATTTTTGGgacctttttttattcagtggagTTCATGGAGGAGTACTGGTTTACACTTGAGGGGGTCCATCGGGACCAAAAAACACGTGGAAAACCAGAAGTCCAAATTGGGACGGGTAATGTCCTTCCTTAGATTTGTGAACAAGGGAAGGACAATACTCCCCAATTGGACTTTTCTGCAGGACCTTGATCGAGTTCATCAGTAAGTATCTCTCTCTATATCATAAACAAACATGCATCAGATGTTCTTGAATGGCAGCTTCATTTCTACCATTTAGGATTATTTACAGATGTTCTTGAATGGCAGCTTCATTTCTACCATTTAAGGTCATTTGTATATGATCTTAAATGGCAGCATGTGTTCATGTTGAAGTTAGAACATTTCTTTCTGAGCAGGTGGCCGGCGAAGCTCCTCAGAGAGGGGAAGGCAGAAAACACCACTAGGAATTACCTCCTGAATGTGATGGAGTTCGCGGGCTACTTTCGGGACACGCCACCAAGCACCTCGCGTGTCCCGAAAAAGGCAGTGATTGGCCTCCTAAGAGCAGTGTCCGCTGATATTAAACAGCTTAAAAAAGATGTCAACGTCCGCCAGATGTTGGTCAAAAAGCGTAAGATCAGAAGGGTGATTGCCAAGGAGGACCTCAGGAGGTGTCAGAGGCAGGCGTGCAGGAAAATCCCCCAACTGCTCggtaatacttttttaaaattctaCTATGTTCAAGTACTTACCTGAGTGCCTGTCATTTAGAATCATTCACAGATGATCTTAAATGACATCTTCATTTCTATCCTTTAGGATCATTTACAGATAATCCTAAATGGCAGTCACTTACCTGAgtcttaatttatgtttttgcagACACCATCCAGACTGACCCCAGCTCACTCAACATACGCCGGTTCTATGGCTACTTTGGCGTATACCTCGCCAGTATATATGGCCATAGAACCGGCGTGTTGACCAATATGACCCTGGCCGAAGTGGACGAGGCGCGGGTTGACGCCAGGACCGCAGACCAGGGCTTTGTCATTAACGTAAGCATAATGATGTTGTGCCTGCCATTTAAGACCGTTTACAGATAATCTTAAATGGCAGACATGAAGCTGTTATTTATGATAATTCACAGATGACCCTGCATGGCAGGCAACTTACCCTCTCTTTTGGAACCACAGGTGAAAGAGCACAAGACAAATCGGGCTTTTGGGCCAGCCCAAGTGTACCTCACAGTGGAGGAGTTTGGATGGCTGGAGCAGTGGCTCCAAATAAGGGAAACCCTTCAGCCATCCACTGACCTGGTATTTTTCAACGAGAACTACCAGAAGATCAAGAACCTACAACAACACCTCCAGAGTGCATGGGCAGAAATGGGGTTCTCAGGTTCCCCCACATTTACACAGATTTTAGGACCTCGATAGCAACATATGTAAGTAAtcatgtcagttttttttcatgtgaaaactttaaattaaagtgaaGTATGTGACACTTTCTATTATCTTTAAAGGCTAGAGATGCATTGTCCCCGGGAACCCGGACAAAGGTCAGCAAAACGATGTGCCATGACACCCGCCACAGCGGAGAAATTCTACGCAATGCACCAGACAGCTACACAGCTGTCTGAGCTGCGTAAAAGGTTCCAGGAGGCTACGGACCCGGCAGTCTCAGGTCCCGGGAAAGTGGCGGAGCCTGTCATCCTGGAGTCTTCCAGCGATGAGGGAGAAGGCGAGGGTCCTGTGAAGAAGAAGAGGGTAagtcttttcattttaaaatatgtgcCTGCTCCGAAACGACAGGTACTTTATGTCTGCCATGTAGGATCATGTGTGCCTCCTCTTAAATGACAGGTACTTACCTTCCTGTCATTTAGGAGCTGGCACACATGATCCTACATGGCAGATGTAAAGTACCTGTCACCTAGGAACATTCACAGATGTTCTGAAATGGCAGACATTTAATCGTCCTTGTCCTTGTTATATTTCAGAGAGTAGCACCAGGGTTGGGTTTCCCACAAGCCAGGAGTCCCCCAGAGGCCAGGGCAGAGTCCACGGAGGCCCAGGCAGAGTCCACGGAGGCCCAGGCAGAGTCCACGGAGGCCCCAGGCAGAGTCCCAGGCAGAGTCCCAGGCAGAGTCCCAGGCAGAGTCCCAGGCAGAGTCCCAGGCAGAGTCCCAGGCAGAGTCCCAGGCAGAGTCCCAGGCAGAGTCCCAGGCAGAGTCCCAGGATGAGTCCCCAGGACGAGTCCCAGGACACACAGAGGAAAAGGGGCCGACAAAGTTTTGTCATTCACACCAAAAAAGAAGCCCCTTAATGCTATACAGGTTGCGGGAGCGACAGCGGCGGAGCACACGCGTGTGTTTCGCCTGAGGGCCAGACAAAGAAAGTTCcaatagttatttatttattgttctttgtAATATAGTTATTTTAATTCTTGATAATGGtgttatatttttgtaaataaatgtaaaatattgtttaagaaattatttatttattgttctttgtAATATAGTTATTTAATTCTTGATAATGgtgttatattttttgtaaataaatgtaaatattgtttaagaaattatttattattgttcttTGTAATATAGTATTTAATTCTGATATGgtgttatattttttgtaaataaatgtaaatattgtttaagaaaTGTCTCGCTTCATTACTTAAGCCTTACTTTTTGCCTTGGAGTGGCATGCATGGGTGTCTATAGGTGACGGGTAGCTTCATAGATCATCACAAATGGCAGGTACTTAGGGACTGAGTGGCTTTCATGTAGGAACATGTATGCCTACTCTAAATGACAAGAATGTAGTAGTATCATGTCAAAT
This portion of the Fundulus heteroclitus isolate FHET01 unplaced genomic scaffold, MU-UCD_Fhet_4.1 scaffold_879, whole genome shotgun sequence genome encodes:
- the LOC118562348 gene encoding uncharacterized protein LOC118562348; its protein translation is MSFLRFVNKGRTILPNWTFLQDLDRVHQWPAKLLREGKAENTTRNYLLNVMEFAGYFRDTPPSTSRVPKKAVIGLLRAVSADIKQLKKDVNVRQMLVKKRKIRRVIAKEDLRRCQRQACRKIPQLLDTIQTDPSSLNIRRFYGYFGVYLASIYGHRTGVLTNMTLAEVDEARVDARTADQGFVINVKEHKTNRAFGPAQVYLTVEEFGWLEQWLQIRETLQPSTDLVFFNENYQKIKNLQQHLQSAWAEMGFSGSPTFTQILGPR